Proteins encoded within one genomic window of Deinococcus sedimenti:
- a CDS encoding SDR family oxidoreductase yields MKTMLLTGGTGVLGRALLPALEGRADVRVLSRHADPRPAFRQGDLHSGAGLADALRGVDTVIHAASQPSRPQADVEMTGVLLAAAREAGVRHVVYVSIVGCDQVRAFPYYRAKTQTEALVAAGGVPCTVVRATQFHEFVAFMLSRLTRAPLLPLPGLPLQPVDVHAAAAQIAQVALGAPQGRAPDIVGPQVIPLPELARTWADATGARTRVLPIPAARRFTPLTRPDLSGVGRTWAQWLAQEAARPNPYAG; encoded by the coding sequence ATGAAGACCATGCTCCTGACCGGAGGGACCGGCGTACTGGGCCGAGCCCTGCTGCCCGCCCTGGAGGGCCGCGCGGACGTGCGCGTCCTGTCACGCCACGCCGACCCACGCCCCGCGTTTCGGCAGGGTGACCTGCACTCCGGCGCGGGCCTCGCGGACGCGCTGCGCGGCGTGGACACCGTCATTCACGCGGCCAGCCAGCCGTCGCGGCCCCAGGCGGACGTCGAGATGACCGGCGTGCTCCTCGCGGCGGCGCGGGAGGCGGGCGTGCGGCACGTCGTGTACGTCAGCATCGTGGGCTGTGATCAGGTGCGGGCGTTCCCGTACTACCGCGCCAAGACCCAGACCGAGGCGCTGGTCGCGGCGGGCGGCGTGCCGTGCACGGTGGTGCGCGCCACGCAGTTCCATGAATTCGTGGCGTTCATGCTGTCGCGCCTGACCCGCGCGCCGCTGCTGCCCCTGCCGGGCCTGCCCCTTCAGCCGGTGGATGTCCACGCCGCCGCCGCGCAGATCGCCCAGGTCGCGCTGGGTGCCCCGCAGGGCCGCGCGCCGGACATCGTCGGCCCGCAGGTCATCCCACTGCCGGAACTGGCCCGCACCTGGGCCGACGCGACCGGCGCACGCACCCGCGTCCTGCCCATTCCCGCCGCGCGGCGCTTCACGCCCCTCACCCGACCCGACCTGAGCGGCGTGGGCCGCACCTGGGCGCAGTGGCTCGCGCAGGAGGCCGCGCGCCCCAACCCCTACGCAGGCTGA